One genomic window of Salvia miltiorrhiza cultivar Shanhuang (shh) chromosome 4, IMPLAD_Smil_shh, whole genome shotgun sequence includes the following:
- the LOC131021527 gene encoding probable esterase D14L, protein MGASVAEAHNVRVLGGGDTIVVLGHGFGTDQSVWKHLLPHLVDCYKVIVYDQMGAGTTNPDYFDFDRYSTLEGFAYDLLAILDEFNVHKCIYVGHSLSSMAGAIASIFRPDRFHKLIMLSASPRFLNTADYLGGFEQEDIDQLCGAMETNYKSWASGFAPLVVGGDMESVAVQEFSRTLFNMRPDIALSMFRTIFTFDLRHFLERVTVPCHIIQSSKDLAVPVAVAEYLHQNLGGKSIVEVIPTEGHLPQLSAPDLTTPVLLRHIHHDILHD, encoded by the exons ATGGGCGCCTCCGTCGCGGAAGCCCACAACGTCCGCGTCCTCGGCGGCGGCGACACCATCGTGGTCCTCGGGCACGGCTTCGGCACAGACCAGTCCGTGTGGAAGCACCTGCTTCCCCACCTGGTTGACTGCTACAAGGTCATCGTCTACGACCAGATGGGCGCCGGCACCACCAACCCCGACTACTTCGACTTCGACCGCTACTCCACTCTCGAGGGCTTCGCCTACGACCTCCTCGCCATCCTCGACGAGTTCAACGTCCACAAATGCATCTACGTCGGCCACTCCCTCTCCTCCATGGCCGGCGCCATTGCCTCCATTTTCCGCCCTGATCGCTTCCACAAGCTCATCATGCTCTCCGCCTCCCCAAG GTTCTTGAACACAGCGGATTACTTGGGAGGTTTCGAGCAGGAGGACATCGACCAGCTGTGCGGCGCGATGGAGACGAACTACAAGTCGTGGGCGTCGGGGTTCGCGCCGCTGGTGGTGGGCGGCGACATGGAGTCGGTGGCGGTGCAGGAGTTCAGCCGGACGCTGTTCAACATGCGGCCGGACATAGCGCTGAGCATGTTCAGGACGATATTCACGTTCGACCTGAGGCACTTCCTGGAGCGCGTGACGGTGCCCTGCCACATCATCCAGAGCTCCAAGGACCTCGCCGTACCCGTCGCCGTCGCCGAGTATCTCCACCAGAATCTCGGAGGGAAGTCCATCGTCGAGGTCATCCCCACCGAGGGCCACCTGCCTCAGCTCAGCGCGCCGGACCTCACCACCCCCGTGCTGCTGCGCCATATACACCATGATATTCTTCATGATTGA